The following coding sequences are from one Patagioenas fasciata isolate bPatFas1 chromosome 23, bPatFas1.hap1, whole genome shotgun sequence window:
- the NOL9 gene encoding polynucleotide 5'-hydroxyl-kinase NOL9, producing the protein MPARRGLQSRRLRRAAARGGREEAAWREFAASFARAGMVPPAEPGLVAVESAEGAAVLLLAPRQVLTFTGKCRLRCLYGAVRLLGFAVSPHQPGLPVFSPGTHCALSLEALPADRPPAAAERQLRLAARAAMRAHGVRRPERVTVMAQFSPGCTLVLLEHLDTPVTRFLLSHPPLSRLFEPQKKEESSFTPEDAVLAAVGIVPCSAERGLLVSQSMLAALEELIRACCAEDEGVPVVLVCGPKNTGKSTFNRYLINLLLNHLPSVEYMECDIGQTEFTPPGCVSLSNVTEPILGPPFTHQQTPLKMVYFGQTSCEHDTERYLDVVKYVFSSYKKEVPLIVNTMGWVKGEGLLLLMDLLRLLSPSHVVQMDVYDWKAMAPLTPEHVQLAPGLYTKGRQPARRGPAGSWAAGEGEGDAAAPEHKLLYVHPEFPRAGVAGEARVHSSILRDMAILGYLGQLQSPDLGAVLPLHSLVPYQVPFNAVALRVIHTDVAPTNIMYAVNASWVGLCRIPEEIRGQSDGPVLLTQTPVCDCLGFGIVRGVEMERKLYHVLTPVPPEKLRLVNCLLLGNIAIPNCVLVGQQGIEGEIPYVTSDYNYSILGSGKLKKRKHFKKREHTFECDYT; encoded by the exons ATGCCCGCACGGCGCGGGCTCCAGTCCCGCCGCCTCCGCCGGGCCGCGGCCCGCGGGGGCCGGGAGGAGGCGGCCTGGAGGGAGTTCGCCGCCTCTTTCGCCCGCGCCGGCATGGTGCCGCCGGCCGAGCCGGGGCTGGTGGCCGTGGAGTCGGCGGAGGGCGCGGCCGTGCTGCTGCTGGCGCCGCGGCAG GTGCTGACCTTCACCGGGAAATGCCGCCTGCGCTGCCTCTACGGCGCCGTCCGCCTCCTGGGCTTCGCCGTGTCCCCGCACCAGCCGGGGCTGCCGGTCTTCTCCCCGGGCACGCACTGCGCGCTGTCCCTAGAGGCGCTGCCCGCcgaccgcccgcccgccgccgccgaaCGGCAGCTGCGCCTCGCCGCCCGCGCCGCCATGCGAGCGCACGGCGTCCGCCGCC CGGAGCGGGTGACGGTGATGGCGCAGTTCTCCCCGGGCTGcacgctggtgctgctggagcaccTGGACACGCCGGTGACGCGGTTCCTGCTGAGCCACCCGCCGCTGTCGCGGCTCTTCGAGCCCCAG AAAAAGGAAGAATCCAGCTTCACCCCCGAAGACGCGGTGCTGGCGGCCGTGGGCATCGTGCCGTGCAGCGCGGAGCGCGGGCTGCTGGTGTCCCAGAGCATGCTGGCGGCGCTGGAGGAGCTGATCCGGGCGTGCTGCG CGGAAGACGAAGGTGTCCCGGTGGTCCTGGTGTGCGGCCCGAAAAACACTGGGAAGTCAACATTTAATAGATACCTAATTAATCTGCTGCTGAACCA CCTTCCCTCAGTTGAATATATGGAGTGCGACATAGGTCAGACTGAATTTACACCTCCTGGATGCGTGTCCTTAAGTAACGTAACAGAACCGATTCTTG GTCCACCATTCACTCATCAACAAACGCCACTTAAGATGGTGTATTTTGGACAGACCAGTTGTGAGCACGACACGGAAAGATACCTTGATGTCGTGAAGTACGTGTTCAGCTCCTACAAGAAAGAAGTGCCTTTAATCGTCAACACCATGGGCTGGGTGAAAG gtgaggggctgctgctgctgatggACCTGCTCCGGCTGCTGTCGCCCAGCCACGTGGTGCAGATGGACGTGTACGACTGGAAGGCCATGGCCCCGCTCACCCCCGAGCACGTGCAGCTGGCGCCTGGGCTCTACACCAAGGGCCGGCAGCCGGCGCGGCGCGGGCCGGCGGGGAGCTGGGCGGCCGGCGAGGGCGAGGGCGACGCGGCCGCTCCGGAGCACAAGCTGCTGTACGTGCACCCCGAGTTCCCGCGAGCCGGCGTCGCAGGGGAAGC GCGAGTGCACAGCAGCATCCTGCGTGACATGGCCATCCTGGGCTACCTGGGCCAGCTGCAGTCCCCGGACCTGGGGGCGGTGCTGCCGCTGCACAGTCTTGTGCCGTATCAG GTACCTTTCAACGCGGTAGCGCTGCGGGTTATTCACACCGACGTCGCTCCCACCAACATCATGTACGCGGTGAACGCCAGCTGGGTGGGGCTGTGCCGGATCCCCGAGGAGATCCGGGGCCAGAGCGACGGGCCAGTCCTGCTGACGCAGACCCCGGTGTGCGACTGCCTGGGCTTCG GAATTGTCCGAGGAGTTGAGATGGAGAGGAAGCTTTACCACGTTCTGACGCCGGTGCCTCCGGAGAAGCTGCGCCTGGTGAACTGCCTGCTCCTGGGAAACATCGCCATCCCGAACTGCGTTCTCGTGGGCCAG caAGGAATTGAGGGAGAGATCCCCTATGTCACCTCCGATTATAACTATAGCATCCTGGGGTCTGGGAAGCTGAAAAAGAGGAAGCATTTCAAGAAGAGGGAGCACACGTTCGAGTGCGATTACACCTGA